Part of the Rhodospirillaceae bacterium genome is shown below.
CCAGGACTAATGCCTAATACTCTAACACCATTATAAGTACTCCCATTAGACAAAGCCTTCGTAAAAGCAGTAAGACCAGCATTACCGGTGGTCCCAGCAATATAGGCATACATTGGCTTAACAGCGGCTGCGCCTATTATGTTGAGTATAACACCACTCTTCACCTCTTTCATCTTACCATAAAAAAGCCGACAGAGATTAATGTACCCAAAAACTTTTAAGTTCCATGCCTCTCTCCATGCTTCCTCGTCAATCGCCGTCAATTCCCCAGGAGGAATCGCTCCCGCATTATTTATTAGAATATCAACATTCCCCGCAAACTCAGAAATTTGCTCTGCTGAATTTTTTAGAGACAAATCAATTGGAAATATTTCCACTGATATGTTGTGCTTTTTTTGTAAAGTCGCCTTGACGTCCTCAAGCATGTCCCCGCTACGGGCAGTCAGAGCCAAATTACAGCCTTCCTGTGCAAGTGACTCAGCAATGGCTTTCCCTATTCCCTTTGAAGCCCCCGTAATCAAAGCCGTTTTGTTATTTAAGAACAAATCCATAGAATAACGTTTCCTTATACATAGCCTGACCAAAACTCAAAGTTGGCTATTTTGACTTGCCAACACATACTAGGTATAAACAAAATTAGAGCAATTGGGGAGACATAAATATGTCGGATACAGACCAGAAGTTTAGCGCCAGCTTCGCAGACAACGCAACCTTTAAGCCAGGGTTACGAGATTTTCTAGAGTACAGAGACCTCGGCGTGCTTGAAGCTACCAATGGTGAATTTAGGGCTCACGTTCTTCGAGTAAAAAAAGATTTTGAAGGCGATCAAGACATGAAGACAACAGGCTACCACCAACACATGGTCACCTTTCAAATGTTCTATGTGCTGAATGGCTGGGTTACCTTTGATTATGAGGGAGTAGGTGTAAAGACCTACCGGAAAGGAGACTGTGTCCTAGCTCCTGCTAAAATAAAGCACAATGAGTTAAAGTGCTCGGAAGATTTTGAAGCACTCGAAATTCTCTCTCCAGGAGTACATGATACGATTCAAGAGGATGGTAAAGTACTAAGTGATAAAGCGGCTTAGTGTCTTAAATTGAAGCCAGTGGCTGGACCTTCTGTTCTAACTCAATAATATTAGAAAATGTGGAAGGCCGGTATATAGGTCAACCGCCACCAAGAGGCCTCTGCCTTCCAGACGGAGTAGAAGCCACCCACAGCTCTCGATTTTTAATGGATCCCAGACTAAGTTGCTCACTCAATGCTGGAACTCAACAAAATATAAACCTCTTAAGTCTATAAAGCCAAATGGAAGATACGGATGGCGAAAACCATTGATTATTACTTTACCCCCCCTTCACCATATACCTACCTTGCCGGACCAAGATTCAAAATACTGGCAGAGCAAAACGAGCTAGTGGTTAATTGGAAGCCGTTTGATTTGTTTGCAGCATTTGCCTTAACTGGACAGAAAAAAGTAAAAGAACGTCCCCCTCAAATACAGGCTAACAGACTCAATGAACTGCGTCGGTGGGGCGAGGTTCTGAAAATGAAAATTAACATCCAGCCGAAGTACTTTCCACCAGACCCAACCCCAAGCCACAAAATGATTGTGGCAGCCACAAAGACGGGCCAGGACGTCACGGATCTAGCCAACGCATATATGAGTGCTTGCTGGGCAGAGGAAAGGGACATTGGGGATACAAATACCATTGTTGCTATTGCCAATGAGCAAGGCTTTGAAGGTAAAACACTACTTGAGGCCGCGGAAAGTAACCAAATTCAGCAAGAGCTTGATCAAAATACAAAGGACGCCATCTCGTCTAATGTTTTTGGCGCACCCACCTGGATATACCAAGGAGAACTATTTTGGGGGCAGGACCGAATCGACTTCCTCACCCGGGCAATTGAAAAATAGACGACGTCTCTCTGGCGGGAACCAAACTGACAATTTTGGAATGGACGGCCTTAAACTGTGAAGCCGGGGGCCGTTGGTAAATACTGCATATACTTTAATAACTATTTGGAATGTTTGACCCACTCCCGCATATCCCAAGGCTCATATAAAGTCCAGATATAATCAGCGGTGGAATTCTCTCTCAGTCGATGAATATCATCTTTCTCAGCCTCATCTAAAAATTCCTGAAAAACTTGCTCACTTGGAAATTCAACGACAATCATATGCCGCCGTTTAATATCTCCCCGTAATTCACGAATTGGGTTCCACCCCG
Proteins encoded:
- a CDS encoding short-chain dehydrogenase, which produces MDLFLNNKTALITGASKGIGKAIAESLAQEGCNLALTARSGDMLEDVKATLQKKHNISVEIFPIDLSLKNSAEQISEFAGNVDILINNAGAIPPGELTAIDEEAWREAWNLKVFGYINLCRLFYGKMKEVKSGVILNIIGAAAVKPMYAYIAGTTGNAGLTAFTKALSNGSTYNGVRVLGISPGLTASDRMVTMMRGQAKEKLGDEERWEELFKDLPFGRAAKAEEVADLATFLVSPRSNYTSGTVITLDAGVSNH
- a CDS encoding cupin yields the protein MSDTDQKFSASFADNATFKPGLRDFLEYRDLGVLEATNGEFRAHVLRVKKDFEGDQDMKTTGYHQHMVTFQMFYVLNGWVTFDYEGVGVKTYRKGDCVLAPAKIKHNELKCSEDFEALEILSPGVHDTIQEDGKVLSDKAA
- a CDS encoding 2-hydroxychromene-2-carboxylate isomerase; translation: MAKTIDYYFTPPSPYTYLAGPRFKILAEQNELVVNWKPFDLFAAFALTGQKKVKERPPQIQANRLNELRRWGEVLKMKINIQPKYFPPDPTPSHKMIVAATKTGQDVTDLANAYMSACWAEERDIGDTNTIVAIANEQGFEGKTLLEAAESNQIQQELDQNTKDAISSNVFGAPTWIYQGELFWGQDRIDFLTRAIEK